A section of the Leptospira semungkisensis genome encodes:
- a CDS encoding acetyl-CoA hydrolase/transferase family protein — translation MANFVSPEEAISEIKNGDRVFIHSVFAAPSVLIQSLTSRSKDLKDIEIVHIHTEGEAPYSSQGNESAFRTNALFVASNMRQAVAEGRADYLPIFLSEAPSLFRKKILPIDIALISVSPPDKHGFCSLGVSIDISKAAVDSATLVIAQVNRNMPRTHGDGLIHISKIHKLVEGHIPLLEAKHSEPDPIEQKIGEHIASLVEDGATLQMGIGSIPDAVLSCLTNHKDLGIHTEMFSDGVIPLVEKGIVTGSQKKIHRGKIATGFVMGTRKLYDFVDDNPEVVFLDMGYINDTDNIRKNPKVTAINSAVEVDLTGQVCADSIGTYQYSGVGGQMDFIRGASLSEGGKPIIALPAATSKGLSRIVPILKPGASVTTTRAHVHYVITEYGVANLYGKNLRQRARLLIDIAHPDHREELEKQAHERFKGPHL, via the coding sequence ATGGCTAATTTCGTTTCCCCAGAAGAAGCAATTTCTGAGATAAAGAATGGAGATAGAGTTTTTATTCATAGTGTGTTCGCTGCTCCTTCCGTTCTGATCCAAAGTCTTACCTCTCGGTCCAAGGATCTTAAGGATATCGAGATCGTTCATATTCATACAGAAGGAGAAGCTCCTTATTCCAGCCAAGGAAACGAGTCCGCATTCAGGACCAATGCATTATTCGTAGCAAGTAATATGAGACAAGCTGTCGCAGAAGGAAGAGCGGATTACCTTCCTATCTTCTTAAGTGAAGCCCCTTCTCTATTTAGAAAGAAAATCCTTCCGATCGATATTGCACTTATTTCCGTTTCGCCTCCTGACAAGCACGGATTCTGTTCCTTGGGAGTCTCTATAGATATAAGCAAGGCCGCTGTAGATTCAGCTACACTTGTGATTGCGCAAGTGAATCGGAATATGCCTAGGACTCATGGAGACGGACTCATTCACATAAGTAAGATCCATAAATTGGTAGAAGGTCATATTCCTCTTTTAGAAGCAAAGCACTCCGAACCGGACCCGATCGAGCAGAAGATCGGAGAACATATTGCAAGCCTCGTAGAAGATGGAGCCACATTGCAAATGGGAATCGGAAGCATTCCGGATGCAGTTCTTTCTTGCCTTACCAACCATAAGGACCTCGGAATTCATACAGAAATGTTTTCCGATGGAGTCATTCCTCTCGTAGAGAAAGGGATCGTCACAGGCTCTCAAAAGAAAATCCACAGAGGAAAGATTGCTACTGGATTCGTGATGGGAACTCGTAAGCTCTACGATTTCGTAGATGATAATCCTGAAGTAGTATTCTTAGATATGGGTTATATCAATGATACGGATAATATCCGCAAGAATCCTAAGGTAACTGCGATCAACTCCGCAGTAGAAGTCGATCTGACAGGACAAGTATGTGCAGATTCCATTGGAACCTATCAGTATTCAGGTGTGGGTGGACAGATGGATTTTATCCGAGGAGCTTCTCTTTCCGAGGGAGGAAAACCGATCATCGCTCTTCCTGCAGCAACTTCCAAGGGATTGAGTAGGATCGTTCCTATATTAAAACCGGGAGCAAGCGTGACTACCACGAGGGCGCATGTCCATTACGTTATCACTGAATATGGAGTAGCTAATCTCTACGGAAAGAACCTTAGACAGAGAGCAAGATTGCTGATCGACATCGCTCATCCAGATCACAGAGAGGAATTAGAAAAACAAGCCCACGAAAGATTCAAGGGCCCTCACTTATAA
- the ccoN gene encoding cytochrome-c oxidase, cbb3-type subunit I — protein MSSFEQKYNDGIVKGFLISALVWGIASMLVGVWIAFQMVYPELNIGPYFTFGRLRPLHTNAAIFGFALSIIFATGYHTVQRLCRVRIWSDKLANLHLALYNLSIILAAITLPLGLSQSKEYAELEWPLDLLIVIWFVIFIVNYFGTIFTREEKQLYVAIWFYIASWVTIPILFIVNNLSIPVSWIKSYSVYAGVYDANIQWWYGHNAVAFVLTTPFLGLMYYYLPKHIKQPIYSHRLSIIHFWSLIFIYIWAGPHHLLYSPLPDWLQTTGMVFSIMLWMPSWGGMLNGFLTLTQAKEKIKTDATLKMILVGITFYGMSTFEGPLLSIRSVSGLGHNTDWIIGHVHGGTLGWVGMMSFAAIYYLVPRIWNTNLYSEKLANFHFWVATLGILLYIVSMWVSGITEGSMWRAIDSTGALKYPNWVQITETLKPYRLFRGIGGGLYFIGLLTMIYNVIRTIRTSGNGFKEIDLRVGLKEAKA, from the coding sequence ATGAGTTCTTTTGAACAAAAATACAACGACGGAATCGTTAAAGGATTCCTAATTTCGGCGTTGGTCTGGGGAATCGCCTCCATGCTCGTCGGGGTTTGGATCGCCTTCCAAATGGTGTACCCCGAGCTAAACATCGGGCCTTATTTCACATTCGGAAGACTACGTCCACTTCACACGAATGCTGCGATTTTCGGATTCGCTCTCAGCATCATTTTCGCAACAGGTTATCATACTGTGCAAAGGCTTTGCAGGGTGCGCATTTGGAGCGATAAGCTAGCAAATCTACATTTGGCCTTATACAATCTAAGCATTATCCTCGCTGCGATCACGCTTCCTTTGGGATTAAGCCAATCCAAGGAATACGCCGAGCTGGAATGGCCTTTAGATCTGCTTATTGTGATCTGGTTTGTTATCTTTATAGTAAACTATTTCGGGACCATCTTCACTAGAGAAGAAAAGCAATTGTATGTTGCGATCTGGTTCTATATCGCATCCTGGGTCACCATCCCGATCCTTTTCATAGTCAACAACCTCTCCATTCCAGTAAGTTGGATCAAATCCTATTCGGTGTATGCAGGTGTGTATGATGCAAACATCCAATGGTGGTATGGGCATAACGCAGTGGCCTTCGTGCTTACTACTCCATTCTTAGGATTGATGTATTATTATCTTCCTAAGCATATCAAGCAACCCATCTATAGCCACAGGTTATCCATCATTCACTTCTGGAGTTTGATCTTCATCTATATATGGGCAGGTCCTCACCACCTTCTTTATTCTCCTCTGCCTGATTGGTTGCAAACCACAGGAATGGTATTCAGTATCATGTTATGGATGCCTTCTTGGGGAGGAATGCTGAATGGATTCCTTACTCTTACGCAAGCCAAGGAAAAGATCAAAACAGATGCTACCTTGAAAATGATATTAGTAGGAATCACTTTCTACGGTATGTCCACATTCGAAGGTCCCCTTCTCTCTATTCGTTCCGTAAGTGGTTTAGGTCACAACACAGACTGGATCATCGGTCACGTTCACGGAGGAACCTTAGGTTGGGTAGGAATGATGTCCTTTGCAGCGATCTACTATCTCGTGCCTAGGATCTGGAACACCAATCTATATTCGGAAAAACTTGCAAACTTCCACTTCTGGGTCGCGACCTTAGGAATTCTTCTCTATATCGTTTCCATGTGGGTATCCGGAATTACGGAAGGTTCTATGTGGAGAGCGATCGATTCAACAGGAGCACTAAAGTATCCGAACTGGGTGCAGATCACTGAGACATTGAAGCCTTATAGATTATTCCGAGGAATCGGAGGAGGACTCTACTTCATAGGTCTCTTAACAATGATATATAACGTGATCCGGACAATTCGTACATCTGGAAACGGATTCAAAGAGATCGACTTACGAGTAGGACTCAAGGAGGCAAAAGCCTAA
- the ccoO gene encoding cytochrome-c oxidase, cbb3-type subunit II, with protein MNWFDKLLDWFSGFTEQWEKHGVKFTAYTTVAVLIGGIFELIPPFFLTKTAEPIAGTRPYNALELAGRDIYQREGCNNCHTQMVRPFKWEVDRFDPQHSYGKDGYSKAGEFVYDHPFLWGSKRTGPDLAHESQIQPSAEWHRTHLINPRDTAKGSIMPSYPWLFEESSSLDAKEIAAHMKGLRKIGVPYTDEDIASVASLTTGKTEGDALIAYLLKLGKDTAELSKNLQ; from the coding sequence ATGAATTGGTTTGATAAATTATTAGATTGGTTCTCCGGTTTTACAGAGCAATGGGAGAAACACGGGGTCAAATTTACCGCTTACACAACTGTTGCCGTGCTGATCGGAGGGATCTTCGAGCTCATCCCTCCCTTCTTCCTAACAAAGACTGCCGAACCTATTGCGGGGACAAGACCGTATAACGCTTTAGAACTCGCAGGTAGAGACATCTACCAAAGAGAAGGTTGCAATAACTGTCATACTCAGATGGTACGACCTTTTAAATGGGAAGTAGATCGTTTCGATCCGCAGCATTCCTACGGAAAAGACGGATATTCCAAAGCAGGTGAATTCGTTTACGACCATCCTTTCTTATGGGGTTCCAAGAGAACGGGTCCGGATCTGGCTCACGAGTCTCAGATCCAACCTTCCGCAGAATGGCATAGGACTCACTTGATCAATCCAAGAGATACAGCAAAGGGATCCATCATGCCTTCTTATCCTTGGCTCTTCGAAGAATCTTCGAGCCTGGATGCGAAAGAGATCGCAGCCCACATGAAGGGATTGAGAAAGATCGGTGTTCCTTATACGGATGAGGATATCGCCTCCGTCGCCTCTTTGACAACCGGCAAAACGGAAGGAGACGCATTGATCGCTTATCTTCTCAAACTGGGCAAGGATACGGCGGAACTCTCCAAGAATCTGCAGTGA
- a CDS encoding cbb3-type cytochrome c oxidase subunit 3 has product MDLDTLQIYKALRLPLLGFSIIYIIFYVYKNSRKERLEEPKYKMLEED; this is encoded by the coding sequence TTGGACTTAGATACTTTACAAATCTATAAAGCGCTCAGACTTCCCCTTCTCGGATTCTCGATTATATACATTATCTTCTACGTATATAAGAATTCGAGAAAGGAAAGATTAGAAGAACCTAAATACAAAATGCTGGAGGAGGATTGA
- a CDS encoding cbb3-type cytochrome c oxidase N-terminal domain-containing protein, giving the protein MSDPNKEFDGIRQDDNPLPTWWKWVFFGSVVFAIFYAIYFHKYSDWGTTEYYSAQVKDYEKEFPNKNLKVETVDGVNPFRNNSEAITAGQTTFQTYCVACHGPTGEGLVGPNLMDKQWLHGNTDKQIYETVMKGVPVEKTKLGRGPMPPHENSLGSEKIYQVMAWLAARNPDLKASN; this is encoded by the coding sequence ATGAGCGATCCGAACAAAGAATTCGACGGAATTAGACAGGATGATAATCCCCTTCCCACTTGGTGGAAATGGGTCTTCTTTGGAAGTGTAGTATTTGCAATCTTCTACGCGATCTACTTCCATAAATACTCTGATTGGGGAACTACCGAATATTATTCCGCTCAAGTAAAAGACTACGAGAAGGAATTCCCTAATAAGAATTTGAAAGTGGAAACCGTGGACGGGGTAAATCCTTTTAGGAATAACTCCGAAGCGATTACCGCAGGCCAAACTACATTCCAAACATACTGCGTTGCTTGCCACGGTCCCACGGGAGAAGGCTTAGTAGGTCCTAACTTAATGGATAAGCAATGGCTCCATGGAAATACAGACAAACAAATTTACGAAACCGTAATGAAGGGCGTCCCTGTAGAAAAAACCAAACTGGGCAGAGGACCAATGCCACCTCATGAAAACTCTCTCGGTTCGGAGAAGATCTACCAAGTGATGGCATGGTTGGCCGCTCGTAATCCGGATCTGAAGGCTTCTAACTAA
- the ccoG gene encoding cytochrome c oxidase accessory protein CcoG, whose translation MIISRPMSGKIRTARNYVQTVLILLFFVTPWLRWNGMQLIRLDIPERKFFLFGNIFAPQEGYFLHFFLIGAGLCLFLFTSLIGRVWCGWACPQTIYSDVFDYIGGLIQGSKYGKKDSPLIGRAVTHTVWFLVSALASAAWIAYFADPYLMLSYFQKFEIREELPTWTYFFGFFTLAMYADIAFVREQFCKYACPYARFQTVMMDTNSINITYDFNRGEPRRKGTTKIGDCTACNMCLVVCPTGIDIREGTNVWCIACGKCSDACTKQMQKEGKKTLIGYWSENQIKEKTNSIKWIRPRTVVYAGGLLLVLTVLSLLLWERVPLYLSVLADRNIQPVDVGDGKVRNFYEAQMQNLTLENRSLRFEIQRTDLEGVRRLWIGGTEEAVVELPANSDRRYRLFIELEPTPQDASQKSHEITLKVYDIHDPKFQKTNVVPFLLPISIAKKKNQSVARNIWTRVSNEPFFL comes from the coding sequence ATGATTATTTCCCGCCCAATGTCCGGAAAGATCAGAACTGCCCGCAATTATGTGCAGACTGTACTGATCCTATTATTCTTCGTCACTCCTTGGTTGCGTTGGAATGGAATGCAACTGATCCGTTTGGATATTCCGGAGAGAAAGTTCTTTCTCTTCGGAAATATCTTCGCTCCTCAAGAAGGATACTTCCTTCACTTCTTTCTGATCGGCGCAGGCCTATGCCTCTTCTTGTTCACTTCTTTAATAGGAAGAGTCTGGTGCGGATGGGCCTGCCCTCAGACGATCTATTCGGATGTATTCGATTATATCGGAGGATTGATCCAAGGTTCTAAATACGGCAAGAAAGATTCTCCATTGATAGGAAGAGCAGTTACTCATACAGTTTGGTTCTTAGTGAGCGCGCTCGCTTCTGCCGCATGGATCGCGTATTTTGCGGACCCTTATCTAATGCTTTCGTATTTCCAAAAATTTGAAATTAGAGAAGAGCTCCCTACTTGGACCTATTTCTTTGGATTCTTTACTCTCGCTATGTATGCGGATATCGCGTTTGTTAGAGAGCAATTTTGCAAGTATGCTTGTCCTTATGCTCGCTTTCAAACAGTGATGATGGATACGAATTCAATCAATATCACCTATGATTTCAATCGAGGCGAACCCAGAAGAAAAGGAACCACAAAGATCGGCGACTGCACTGCTTGCAATATGTGCTTAGTAGTATGTCCTACTGGGATCGACATAAGAGAAGGCACAAATGTTTGGTGTATTGCCTGCGGCAAATGTTCCGACGCTTGCACGAAGCAGATGCAAAAAGAAGGCAAGAAAACGCTGATCGGATATTGGTCAGAGAATCAGATCAAGGAAAAGACAAACTCCATAAAATGGATCCGCCCGAGAACAGTAGTGTATGCGGGAGGGCTCCTATTAGTGCTGACCGTTTTAAGTCTTCTTCTTTGGGAAAGAGTGCCACTCTATCTCTCCGTTCTTGCGGATAGAAATATTCAGCCTGTAGATGTGGGAGACGGTAAGGTCCGAAATTTCTATGAAGCACAGATGCAAAATCTCACTCTTGAAAACAGAAGTCTACGATTCGAGATACAAAGAACTGACCTCGAAGGAGTAAGAAGACTCTGGATCGGTGGAACAGAAGAAGCAGTAGTGGAACTTCCGGCAAATTCTGACAGAAGATACAGACTCTTTATAGAATTGGAACCCACGCCCCAGGATGCTTCCCAGAAAAGCCACGAGATCACTTTAAAAGTTTATGATATTCATGATCCTAAATTTCAAAAGACGAATGTAGTTCCCTTCCTTTTACCTATCTCCATTGCGAAAAAGAAAAATCAATCCGTTGCGAGGAATATATGGACAAGAGTCTCAAACGAGCCTTTCTTCTTATAA
- a CDS encoding FixH family protein — MDKSLKRAFLLIKLTFLSLFVATFFTVKIALAGHTPPVDSDYYEKGLRYDQTVASQKELLASGYHFESNLLSDPNSLKVGKQNILIFLKKGEEPIRGADLEFRLERSATDSFNKILHLKEVSAGKYSGELDIPFAESWRIQISAKTESGTLQKTTQIKVLH; from the coding sequence ATGGACAAGAGTCTCAAACGAGCCTTTCTTCTTATAAAGCTGACCTTCTTAAGTCTATTCGTGGCCACCTTCTTTACCGTAAAGATTGCTTTGGCAGGACATACTCCTCCAGTAGACTCAGATTATTATGAAAAAGGATTACGCTACGACCAAACCGTCGCATCCCAAAAAGAATTACTTGCGAGCGGATATCATTTCGAGTCCAATCTCCTCTCCGATCCAAACTCTTTGAAAGTAGGAAAACAGAATATTCTTATATTCTTAAAGAAGGGAGAAGAGCCGATCCGCGGAGCCGATTTGGAATTCAGATTGGAGAGAAGTGCTACAGATTCCTTCAATAAAATACTTCATCTTAAGGAAGTCTCTGCAGGAAAATACTCGGGAGAATTAGACATCCCTTTTGCTGAATCCTGGAGAATACAGATCAGCGCAAAAACAGAAAGTGGAACCCTTCAAAAAACGACTCAGATCAAGGTATTGCATTGA
- a CDS encoding heavy metal translocating P-type ATPase has protein sequence MLVKTLCFHCNSPIEGGPIFRTIKGEEREYCCNGCAELSSMLLENGLDRFYEIRGGQTMEPIQAENLNNESVLEYDNESVYSEYLEKTKEGYSGLITVSGIHCSACVWLIETVLPKTKGIQDARVNFGTGRLKVEFDPSKVSLGSILNLVRKLGYSPSLYSPLKAESKVEKPFRDLGIRMAVAGFCWGNIMLFSASLYAGYFQGMDVNMKNLFHYVSWMLATPVYLYSGYPFWKGAFEAWKHKLLSMDVLLFIGVSLAYFYSIYVTISERGEVYFDSVCTIYFFILLGKYLEAMIRYKAGTKIGELLSLLPEEYEVQREGVWSKFPAGKIRKGDLVRLVHGSKAPVDGLLKTREAFFDEAVLTGESEPIRKSMQEEIKAGSLCLSSDVLFLSSGTSQESSLAQIGKLLEESLLKKPKIQRTTDKMASVFIKIVLAIAICTFLYWWKFDSIESALLNTISVLIVACPCALGLSVPAALVVSHLLQSKEGILIKNPETAETLAKVDRIFFDKTGTLTMGKLELTRELILEKMERIKEERAIAVDLEKHSSHPIAKSFVKGLSSDSDLSIPWISLEEFPGQGIEGKKEDGIYRIGNRRFASDSTPENDGLIYLSRNFRLLAAWEFKDKERPEAETSLPQIRSLVKNLEILSGDISSKVEALASKLRIFEYSSNLSPSQKRDRILEAQSKGEVVAMVGDGINDSACIAQADIGISMGMGSDLSLDRSDIILTKNRLDSLPKSILIARKTKTIILQNIYLSLVYNSIMIPLAFSGFMLPVICAGFMTLSSFTVVLNSVSMRSRVRL, from the coding sequence GTGCTCGTAAAGACTCTTTGCTTTCACTGCAATTCTCCGATTGAAGGGGGTCCGATCTTTCGAACTATAAAAGGAGAAGAGAGAGAATATTGCTGCAATGGCTGTGCAGAGCTATCTTCGATGTTACTGGAGAATGGACTGGATCGTTTCTACGAGATTAGAGGCGGACAGACAATGGAGCCTATCCAAGCAGAAAATCTAAATAACGAATCCGTCTTGGAGTATGATAACGAGTCCGTTTACTCCGAATACTTGGAGAAAACGAAAGAAGGATACAGCGGACTTATCACAGTTTCCGGGATCCATTGTTCCGCATGCGTTTGGTTAATAGAAACAGTCCTTCCTAAAACAAAAGGAATCCAAGATGCAAGGGTGAATTTCGGGACGGGAAGATTGAAAGTAGAATTCGATCCTTCTAAAGTAAGCCTGGGCTCTATTCTAAACTTAGTTAGAAAATTAGGATATTCTCCTAGTCTCTATTCCCCCTTAAAAGCAGAATCCAAAGTAGAGAAACCGTTCCGAGATCTCGGGATCAGAATGGCAGTAGCTGGATTCTGCTGGGGAAACATTATGCTCTTCTCCGCCAGTTTATATGCAGGCTACTTCCAAGGAATGGACGTAAATATGAAAAATCTATTTCATTACGTTTCCTGGATGCTCGCCACTCCCGTATATTTATATTCCGGATATCCATTCTGGAAAGGAGCCTTCGAAGCCTGGAAGCACAAACTTCTTTCTATGGATGTGCTCCTATTCATAGGAGTCAGCTTAGCATATTTCTATAGCATCTATGTTACCATCTCCGAGAGAGGAGAAGTCTATTTCGACTCCGTATGCACCATCTACTTTTTCATTCTTCTAGGAAAATACTTAGAAGCGATGATACGCTACAAGGCAGGTACTAAGATCGGAGAATTACTCTCCCTTCTCCCAGAAGAATACGAAGTGCAGAGAGAAGGAGTCTGGTCAAAATTTCCGGCCGGCAAAATCAGAAAGGGAGATCTAGTCAGACTCGTCCATGGAAGCAAGGCTCCAGTGGATGGACTCTTGAAAACAAGAGAAGCATTCTTCGATGAAGCGGTATTAACAGGAGAAAGCGAACCAATCCGAAAATCAATGCAGGAAGAAATCAAAGCGGGTTCTCTCTGCCTTTCAAGCGATGTATTATTCCTTTCCTCAGGAACTTCCCAAGAAAGTTCGCTTGCTCAAATCGGGAAATTATTAGAGGAATCTTTATTAAAGAAACCTAAAATTCAAAGAACTACAGATAAGATGGCATCCGTATTCATCAAGATCGTACTTGCTATCGCAATTTGTACATTTTTGTATTGGTGGAAGTTCGACTCTATTGAATCTGCATTATTAAATACGATCAGTGTATTGATCGTAGCCTGCCCTTGTGCATTGGGCCTAAGCGTGCCTGCAGCACTTGTAGTAAGCCACCTACTCCAATCCAAAGAAGGAATTCTAATAAAGAATCCGGAAACGGCAGAGACACTTGCTAAAGTAGATCGGATCTTCTTTGATAAGACCGGCACCTTAACTATGGGAAAACTAGAACTCACAAGAGAACTAATCCTAGAAAAAATGGAAAGGATAAAAGAAGAAAGAGCCATCGCAGTGGATCTTGAAAAACATTCCTCTCATCCAATAGCAAAATCTTTCGTAAAAGGACTTTCATCCGACTCTGACTTGTCGATACCTTGGATCTCATTGGAAGAATTCCCAGGACAAGGAATCGAGGGAAAGAAAGAAGATGGGATATACAGGATCGGAAACAGAAGATTCGCAAGCGATTCAACTCCAGAGAACGATGGACTCATTTATCTTTCCAGAAATTTCAGACTTCTAGCTGCCTGGGAATTCAAAGATAAAGAAAGACCAGAAGCTGAGACAAGTCTGCCTCAAATCAGATCCCTAGTAAAAAATCTGGAGATCCTTTCCGGAGATATTTCCTCTAAGGTAGAAGCTCTCGCATCTAAATTAAGAATTTTTGAATATTCTTCTAATCTTTCCCCTTCTCAAAAAAGGGATAGGATATTGGAGGCCCAATCCAAAGGAGAAGTGGTTGCTATGGTGGGCGATGGGATCAACGACTCTGCATGTATCGCCCAGGCAGACATAGGAATCTCTATGGGAATGGGATCCGATCTTAGTCTAGACAGATCCGATATTATTTTAACCAAAAACCGCTTGGATTCTTTGCCTAAGTCCATATTGATCGCCAGAAAAACGAAAACGATCATCCTCCAAAATATCTACCTATCCTTAGTTTATAATTCCATTATGATCCCTCTTGCTTTTTCCGGATTCATGCTTCCGGTGATCTGCGCAGGATTCATGACCTTGAGTTCTTTTACTGTTGTTCTAAATTCGGTTTCCATGAGGAGTAGAGTTCGACTATGA
- the ccoS gene encoding cbb3-type cytochrome oxidase assembly protein CcoS — MNILYLTIPIALIISFGAFYVFIINYRSGQYEDIEGPKYRMLFDEENPRK, encoded by the coding sequence ATGAATATATTATATCTTACCATCCCGATCGCACTTATCATTTCCTTCGGAGCATTTTACGTTTTCATTATAAACTACAGATCCGGTCAGTATGAGGACATAGAAGGTCCGAAGTATAGAATGCTTTTCGACGAGGAAAATCCTCGCAAATAA